Proteins from a genomic interval of Bradyrhizobium sp. CCBAU 53340:
- a CDS encoding CaiB/BaiF CoA-transferase family protein, which translates to MTAQDLPLKGIRVIDYSHFLAGPFMGRCLAAMGAEVIKVERPREGDAGRAHGYFKDGQSGYFLQQNMGKQGLCIDLRDRRGLDMMMKLVETADIFIENYRPGALDRLGLGYKALSARNPKLIYCSVSAYGHTGPYADRPGFGLIAEAMSGALAQLGNPSEAPPLLRMPLADMYTGIHGVAAINAALVGRASSRRGQHIDLALYDCMVSMHDYAVQRYFLSGGTDLPKQTGSGQPDSTVYGVFPARDGNLVIAAQVDDAWRRLASMIGGDTLASDERFTTPAARNAHYAEAMEIVRTWTQSQPSRDACLAALEAAGVPSAPVQTIEEVVKDPQIHARGMLVEQEHPVLGKVTLPDLPFRFSDCDTTVRIPAPLLGQDNRRIAESLGLSAELIEAMVRDGVLYNEAAMQE; encoded by the coding sequence ATGACCGCGCAAGATCTGCCGCTCAAAGGCATTCGCGTCATCGACTACAGCCATTTCCTGGCGGGCCCGTTCATGGGCCGCTGCCTCGCCGCGATGGGTGCGGAAGTCATCAAGGTGGAGCGTCCCAGGGAAGGCGATGCGGGCCGCGCCCATGGCTATTTCAAGGACGGACAATCCGGCTACTTCCTGCAGCAGAACATGGGCAAGCAGGGGTTGTGCATCGACCTGCGCGACAGGCGTGGCCTCGACATGATGATGAAGCTGGTCGAGACAGCCGATATCTTCATCGAGAACTACCGCCCCGGCGCCCTTGATCGACTCGGGCTCGGCTACAAGGCGCTGTCGGCGCGCAATCCCAAACTGATCTACTGTTCGGTCTCCGCCTATGGTCACACCGGTCCCTATGCCGACCGTCCGGGCTTCGGCCTGATCGCAGAGGCGATGTCGGGCGCTCTGGCGCAACTGGGTAATCCCAGTGAAGCGCCGCCGCTGCTGCGCATGCCATTGGCCGACATGTACACCGGCATTCACGGCGTGGCTGCCATCAATGCCGCGCTGGTCGGCCGCGCGTCGTCCCGGCGCGGTCAACACATCGATCTGGCGCTGTACGATTGCATGGTTTCGATGCACGACTATGCGGTGCAGCGCTACTTCCTTTCCGGCGGTACCGACCTGCCGAAGCAGACTGGAAGCGGACAGCCAGACTCGACCGTCTACGGCGTCTTTCCGGCCAGGGACGGCAATCTCGTCATCGCCGCGCAAGTTGATGATGCGTGGCGGCGATTGGCCAGCATGATCGGGGGAGACACGTTGGCATCCGACGAACGCTTCACTACGCCTGCTGCGCGCAACGCCCATTATGCTGAAGCGATGGAGATCGTGCGCACCTGGACGCAGTCGCAACCATCTCGGGACGCCTGTCTTGCGGCACTTGAGGCAGCAGGTGTGCCGTCCGCTCCCGTGCAGACCATCGAAGAGGTCGTGAAGGATCCGCAGATCCATGCGCGCGGCATGCTGGTCGAGCAGGAGCATCCTGTCCTAGGCAAGGTGACGTTGCCGGACCTGCCGTTCCGCTTCTCCGACTGCGACACCACGGTGCGGATTCCGGCCCCGCTGCTCGGCCAGGACAATCGCCGCATTGCAGAGTCGCTGGGACTCTCGGCCGAGCTCATTGAGGCGATGGTGCGCGACGGCGTCCTCTACAACGAAGCCGCGATGCAGGAGTGA
- a CDS encoding MaoC/PaaZ C-terminal domain-containing protein gives MTDERYWDDAKVGDECVTSSVTVTEAMVNAYAELTGDFTPVHVDEEYAKTTPFGTRVAHGLFGLSLADGLKTRADYRFLPGMSLGWTWDFKLPIKLGDSVHVKFRVGSIRTTKRDGWGIVVLPSELINQRGEVVQLGEHRLMIPMRPKTSAAGEQA, from the coding sequence ATGACGGATGAGCGCTACTGGGACGATGCCAAGGTCGGCGACGAATGCGTTACCTCTTCGGTAACGGTCACCGAAGCAATGGTGAATGCCTACGCCGAGCTAACGGGCGATTTCACGCCCGTCCATGTCGACGAGGAATACGCCAAGACCACACCATTCGGTACACGCGTCGCGCACGGGCTGTTTGGTCTGTCGCTGGCCGACGGTCTGAAGACCCGCGCCGACTACCGATTCCTTCCCGGAATGTCACTGGGCTGGACGTGGGACTTCAAATTGCCGATCAAGCTCGGCGACTCCGTGCACGTCAAGTTCCGCGTTGGCTCGATACGCACCACCAAGCGTGATGGGTGGGGCATCGTGGTGCTGCCCTCGGAGCTGATCAATCAGCGCGGCGAAGTGGTGCAGCTCGGCGAGCACCGGCTGATGATCCCGATGCGCCCGAAGACCAGCGCCGCGGGAGAGCAGGCATGA
- a CDS encoding ketopantoate reductase family protein has protein sequence MRICFIGAGALGSTIGGTLARGGAEVWLIDPFQAHVDAINASGLRMLEGGAEATVKLSACTSAAEVGMVADLVIVLVKSYHTREAIRAAAPIIGARTVVMSLQNGLGHEDILSEEVGGDRVMAGKTYVGGVLLGPGHVRSGVVGKETIIGEIDGRVTERAQRISETFNRAGILTLLSDNILGTMWDKLFVNVAGGGITAVTGLTYGGLYSLPVLEECALAAISEGIAVAQAAGVKISIADPRRAWTMASAGLPPEFKTSMLQSLQSGNLTEVDYIHGSVVRWGAKFNVPTPVNSTLVALIKGLEYARSDYPGKA, from the coding sequence ATGAGGATCTGCTTTATCGGAGCGGGGGCCTTGGGCTCGACCATCGGCGGCACGCTGGCACGCGGCGGTGCCGAGGTTTGGTTGATCGATCCGTTTCAGGCTCATGTCGACGCGATTAATGCCAGCGGTTTGCGGATGCTCGAGGGTGGCGCTGAGGCCACTGTAAAGCTCTCTGCGTGCACCTCCGCGGCCGAGGTCGGCATGGTGGCGGACCTCGTCATCGTCCTCGTCAAATCCTACCACACGCGGGAAGCTATCCGGGCGGCAGCGCCGATCATCGGGGCGCGCACGGTCGTGATGTCGCTTCAAAACGGTCTTGGGCACGAGGACATCCTTTCGGAGGAAGTTGGTGGTGACCGGGTCATGGCAGGCAAGACCTACGTTGGCGGCGTGCTGCTTGGCCCCGGTCATGTTCGCTCCGGAGTAGTCGGCAAGGAAACCATCATCGGCGAAATCGATGGACGCGTGACGGAACGCGCACAGCGGATTTCCGAGACGTTCAATCGTGCCGGCATTCTCACGCTGCTCAGCGACAACATCCTGGGCACGATGTGGGACAAGTTGTTCGTCAACGTCGCCGGTGGGGGAATTACCGCCGTTACCGGGCTGACCTATGGCGGCCTGTATTCACTGCCCGTCCTGGAAGAGTGTGCGCTGGCCGCAATCTCGGAGGGCATCGCCGTCGCGCAGGCCGCCGGCGTCAAGATCTCGATTGCCGACCCTCGGCGCGCTTGGACGATGGCGTCCGCTGGGCTGCCGCCCGAGTTCAAGACCTCGATGTTGCAGAGCTTGCAGTCCGGCAATCTGACCGAGGTCGATTACATTCACGGCTCGGTCGTGCGTTGGGGCGCCAAGTTCAATGTCCCGACCCCCGTCAATTCGACCCTCGTCGCGTTGATCAAAGGGCTCGAATACGCCCGCAGCGATTATCCAGGAAAGGCCTGA
- a CDS encoding enoyl-CoA hydratase-related protein — protein MPNGNIIVTDERATRVITLRRPGKKNAITQDMYREMSRAIDTAQNNPDIRCMIITGGSGVFTAGDDIDDFTKADASRPETLSDGAKFLYSLALNVKPIIAAVDGASIGMGTVMLFHCDYVLASNAATFSAPYINLGLVPVGAASLLMPSTMGYQRAFAMLVMGRSFTAAEAHAAGFVNTVVSPGHTEVEARKVARDICRLPAEAVATSRKLLRRPPEELTRRIDQEGHLFGERLKSDEAVAAFNAFANRKKR, from the coding sequence ATGCCGAACGGCAACATCATCGTCACCGACGAACGGGCCACGCGCGTCATCACCTTGCGCCGTCCGGGAAAGAAGAACGCGATCACCCAGGACATGTATCGCGAGATGAGCCGCGCGATCGACACCGCACAGAACAATCCCGACATCCGCTGCATGATCATCACCGGCGGCTCCGGCGTGTTCACGGCCGGCGACGACATCGACGATTTCACGAAGGCCGACGCTTCGCGTCCCGAGACGCTGTCGGATGGTGCCAAATTCCTCTATTCGCTGGCGCTCAACGTCAAGCCGATCATCGCGGCCGTCGACGGCGCATCGATCGGCATGGGCACCGTGATGCTGTTTCACTGCGACTACGTGCTCGCCTCCAACGCCGCAACCTTCTCGGCGCCGTACATCAATCTCGGGCTCGTTCCGGTCGGCGCCGCCAGCCTCTTGATGCCGAGCACCATGGGCTACCAGCGCGCCTTCGCCATGCTGGTGATGGGACGCAGCTTCACCGCCGCCGAGGCCCACGCCGCCGGCTTCGTCAACACTGTCGTGTCGCCGGGGCATACCGAGGTCGAGGCCCGCAAGGTGGCGCGCGATATCTGCCGCCTGCCAGCCGAAGCGGTCGCAACCTCGCGCAAGCTGCTACGCAGGCCGCCGGAAGAGCTCACCCGGCGCATTGACCAGGAAGGCCATCTGTTCGGCGAGCGGCTGAAATCGGATGAGGCGGTCGCCGCGTTCAATGCGTTTGCGAACAGGAAGAAGCGGTAG
- a CDS encoding acyl-CoA dehydrogenase: protein MTYRAPISDMLLSLNHGAGLKAAVEAGHYGEFDGDIVAAVLEEAGKFATDVLAPLNKVGDEHGIKLDDGKVTTAPGWPDAYKRWIDGGWNAVSGPEDFGGQGLPMAINAACTEIWSAANVAFGLCPLLTASAIEALDAHGSDELKKIYLEKLVTGEWTGTMQLTESQAGSDVGALRTRAEKQADGTYRIKGTKIFITYGEHDMTDNIVHFVLARLPDAPEGTKGISLFLVPKFMVNADGSLGQRNDIFASGVEHKLGMHASPTCTMTMGDHGGAIGFLIGEENQGMRCMFTMMNQARLGVGLEGVGVADRAYQLALSYAQERKQGRAVGKKGAGSDAIFVHPDVKRMLMRMRAQTAAARTICYATAVALDVSMRAKDPKVRADAAARAALLTPMAKGYSTDIGNEVAYLGVQVHGGMGFIEETGAAQHYRDARITAIYEGTNGIQAIDLVTRKLAANGGASVWALIDELSATVKQVEASNDPAFGTTGVKLREALEALRRTSKWLLERVTSAPNEALAGATPYLQQFGATLGGCMLASEALAAKADGNAEAARYVSLARFFAENITVQAGALERTVTESAESVAAADAVLLG, encoded by the coding sequence ATGACCTACCGCGCGCCGATCTCTGACATGCTGCTGTCGCTCAACCACGGCGCCGGCCTCAAGGCCGCCGTGGAAGCCGGCCATTATGGCGAATTCGACGGTGATATCGTCGCGGCCGTGTTGGAGGAAGCCGGCAAATTCGCAACCGATGTGCTGGCTCCGCTCAACAAGGTCGGCGACGAGCACGGCATCAAGCTTGACGACGGCAAGGTCACGACCGCGCCCGGCTGGCCGGATGCCTACAAGCGCTGGATCGACGGCGGCTGGAACGCGGTGTCAGGGCCGGAAGATTTCGGCGGCCAGGGCCTGCCGATGGCGATCAACGCCGCCTGCACCGAGATCTGGAGTGCCGCCAACGTCGCCTTCGGCCTCTGCCCGCTGCTGACGGCCTCCGCCATCGAGGCGCTGGATGCGCATGGCAGCGACGAGCTGAAAAAGATCTACCTGGAGAAGCTCGTCACCGGCGAATGGACCGGCACGATGCAGCTGACCGAGTCGCAGGCCGGCTCCGATGTCGGCGCGCTGCGCACCCGCGCCGAGAAGCAGGCCGACGGCACCTATCGCATCAAGGGGACGAAAATCTTCATCACCTATGGCGAGCACGACATGACCGACAATATCGTGCATTTCGTGCTGGCGCGTCTACCCGATGCGCCTGAGGGCACCAAGGGGATCTCGCTCTTCCTCGTGCCGAAATTCATGGTCAATGCCGACGGCTCGCTGGGGCAGCGCAACGACATCTTCGCCAGCGGCGTCGAACACAAGCTCGGCATGCACGCCTCGCCGACCTGCACCATGACCATGGGCGATCATGGCGGCGCGATCGGATTCCTGATCGGCGAAGAAAACCAGGGCATGCGCTGCATGTTCACGATGATGAACCAGGCCCGCCTCGGCGTCGGCCTGGAGGGCGTCGGCGTCGCCGATCGCGCCTATCAGCTGGCGCTGTCTTATGCGCAGGAGCGCAAGCAAGGCCGCGCCGTCGGCAAGAAGGGCGCCGGGTCGGATGCGATCTTCGTGCATCCCGACGTCAAGCGCATGCTGATGCGGATGCGGGCGCAGACGGCGGCCGCGCGCACCATCTGCTATGCGACCGCGGTCGCGCTCGACGTCTCCATGCGCGCCAAGGATCCCAAGGTTCGCGCCGATGCGGCCGCACGCGCGGCACTGCTGACGCCGATGGCAAAAGGCTATTCCACCGACATCGGCAACGAGGTCGCCTATCTCGGCGTGCAGGTGCATGGCGGCATGGGTTTCATCGAGGAGACCGGCGCCGCGCAGCATTATCGCGATGCGCGCATCACCGCGATCTACGAGGGCACCAACGGCATTCAGGCGATCGACCTCGTCACGCGCAAGCTTGCCGCCAATGGCGGCGCTTCGGTGTGGGCGCTGATCGACGAGCTTTCCGCCACGGTCAAGCAGGTCGAGGCCTCCAACGATCCCGCCTTCGGCACTACGGGCGTGAAGCTGCGCGAGGCGCTGGAGGCTTTGAGGCGCACCAGCAAGTGGCTGCTCGAACGCGTCACGTCAGCGCCGAACGAGGCGCTCGCGGGCGCCACGCCCTATCTGCAGCAGTTCGGCGCGACGCTCGGTGGCTGCATGCTGGCCTCCGAGGCGCTCGCCGCGAAGGCCGACGGCAACGCCGAGGCGGCGCGCTACGTCTCGCTCGCGCGCTTCTTCGCCGAGAACATCACCGTGCAGGCAGGCGCGCTGGAGCGAACCGTGACGGAAAGCGCGGAGTCGGTCGCGGCGGCGGATGCGGTGTTGTTGGGGTAA
- a CDS encoding bifunctional UDP-sugar hydrolase/5'-nucleotidase, with product MRHLLRLISFAFALALPTLPAAAQTAAPVELRILAINDLHGNLRPPPGGIRINDPEDKTKKVTVAAGGAEYMATLVKQLSEGHKNTIFVAAGDLIGASPLLSAMFHDEPSIESLSMMGLAITSVGNHEFDEGKTELLRMQNGGCHPEDGCQGPHPFTGAKFHYLAASTVEAATGKSILPPYEIREFEGIPVAFIGLTLKETAGIVSPKGIAGLEFRDEAETVNALVPQLKAKGVEAIVVLIHQGGEPSGDYNECPAITGPIVDIVKKFDRAVDVVISGHTHRAYVCDIDGRLVTSGDKYGTLVTAIDLKLDPVTRDIVGARGENIIVANASLARDPEQTALIDAYDKLSAPIANRPAGSVTQALSRLPNEAGESALGDVIADAQLAATKDAKDGSAVIALTNPGGIRTDIVPKENGAVSYGEIFASQPFRNRLVTMTLTGSQLKDVLEQQWLDPKRPRILQVSSGFSYTWDASKTIGERVVADKMTLNGRPIEPATGYRVTLNDYLAVGGDGFTIARQGASPQYGGYDADALFAFFKAHGPIGPLPPTRILRVN from the coding sequence ATGCGACATCTTCTACGCCTGATCAGCTTCGCCTTCGCCCTCGCACTCCCCACCCTGCCAGCCGCGGCCCAGACCGCGGCCCCCGTCGAGCTGCGCATTCTCGCGATCAACGATCTTCACGGCAATCTCCGTCCGCCGCCAGGCGGCATCCGCATCAATGACCCTGAAGACAAGACCAAGAAAGTGACGGTGGCCGCCGGCGGCGCCGAGTACATGGCGACGCTGGTCAAGCAATTGAGCGAGGGGCACAAGAACACCATCTTTGTCGCGGCCGGAGATCTGATCGGGGCAAGCCCGTTGTTGTCGGCGATGTTTCACGACGAGCCGTCGATCGAGTCGCTCTCGATGATGGGGCTTGCGATCACCTCGGTCGGCAATCACGAATTCGACGAGGGCAAGACCGAGCTGCTCAGGATGCAGAATGGCGGTTGCCATCCGGAAGATGGCTGTCAGGGACCGCATCCCTTCACGGGTGCGAAATTCCACTATCTGGCGGCCTCAACCGTCGAGGCTGCCACCGGCAAAAGCATCTTGCCGCCCTACGAGATCAGGGAGTTCGAAGGTATCCCCGTCGCCTTCATCGGGCTGACCTTGAAGGAGACCGCAGGCATCGTCTCGCCCAAGGGCATCGCGGGCCTCGAATTCCGCGACGAGGCCGAGACCGTGAACGCGCTGGTGCCGCAGTTGAAGGCAAAAGGCGTCGAGGCCATCGTGGTACTGATCCACCAGGGTGGTGAGCCCTCAGGCGACTACAATGAATGTCCTGCCATCACCGGACCGATCGTCGATATCGTGAAAAAGTTCGACCGTGCGGTTGATGTCGTCATCAGCGGCCACACCCATCGCGCTTATGTCTGCGATATTGACGGCCGGCTGGTGACCAGTGGCGACAAATACGGCACGCTGGTCACCGCGATCGACCTCAAGCTCGATCCCGTAACCCGTGACATCGTCGGGGCCAGGGGCGAGAACATCATCGTCGCCAACGCTTCGCTGGCCAGGGATCCCGAGCAGACCGCGCTGATCGACGCCTACGACAAACTTTCAGCACCGATCGCCAATCGTCCGGCCGGATCGGTGACGCAGGCACTCTCGCGCCTTCCGAACGAGGCCGGCGAGAGTGCACTCGGCGACGTCATCGCGGATGCCCAGCTGGCCGCAACGAAGGATGCCAAGGATGGCAGCGCTGTCATCGCGCTCACCAATCCCGGCGGCATCCGCACCGACATCGTCCCGAAGGAAAACGGCGCGGTGTCCTATGGCGAGATATTCGCGAGTCAGCCGTTCCGCAACCGCCTCGTCACCATGACGCTGACAGGCAGCCAGCTGAAGGACGTGCTCGAGCAGCAATGGCTCGATCCGAAGCGGCCTCGGATCCTCCAGGTATCGAGCGGGTTCAGCTACACCTGGGATGCATCGAAGACGATCGGCGAGCGCGTCGTGGCCGACAAGATGACGCTCAACGGCAGGCCGATCGAGCCGGCGACCGGCTATCGTGTCACCCTCAATGATTACCTCGCCGTCGGCGGCGACGGTTTTACCATCGCCAGGCAGGGCGCCTCGCCGCAATATGGCGGCTACGACGCCGATGCGCTGTTCGCCTTCTTTAAGGCGCATGGTCCGATCGGTCCGTTGCCGCCGACCCGCATCCTGCGCGTCAATTGA
- a CDS encoding LysR family transcriptional regulator, with translation MKHRDLSETNLLDPRLLRLFDALFTTGSVTKAAEKLGQSQPTISIWLARLRKELDDPLFIRSAGGMLPTPRAEALIGTVRQALEMLRRLAELRPEFDPATAKRRFVICMTDASHITLLPAILAHVRRVAPGIRIEAAQIGADTPRMLQSGEADLALGYISDLDSGHFQQALFPQDWVCLANAKHVRIGDRITAKDFRREAHVLIRSGTGHQLLADALKEQQIVLDVALELPGFLGLPAIVGTTDLIATLPRHIGETLAHYYGLRVLECPLAIAGFTVKQYWHARFHHDPASQWLRGVCSELFQQQEVRGLHRSGRPRKRRPRDLRS, from the coding sequence ATGAAGCACCGGGACCTCTCCGAGACGAACCTGCTCGACCCGCGCCTGCTCCGGCTGTTTGACGCCTTGTTCACCACGGGCAGCGTCACCAAAGCGGCTGAAAAGCTCGGTCAAAGCCAGCCGACCATTTCGATCTGGCTGGCACGCCTGCGAAAGGAACTCGACGATCCGCTCTTCATCCGGTCGGCGGGGGGGATGCTGCCGACTCCGCGCGCCGAGGCTCTCATCGGCACGGTCAGACAAGCGTTGGAGATGCTGCGCCGTCTGGCTGAGCTTCGCCCTGAGTTTGATCCGGCGACCGCAAAGCGCCGCTTCGTCATCTGCATGACGGATGCGAGCCACATCACGCTGCTTCCCGCCATCCTCGCTCACGTTCGTCGTGTTGCTCCGGGCATCCGCATTGAAGCAGCACAGATCGGCGCGGACACCCCACGAATGCTGCAATCCGGCGAAGCCGATCTGGCGCTCGGCTACATCTCGGATCTCGATTCGGGTCACTTCCAGCAGGCGCTGTTTCCGCAGGATTGGGTCTGCCTAGCGAACGCAAAACATGTTCGGATCGGCGACCGCATCACCGCAAAGGATTTCAGGCGTGAGGCGCACGTCCTCATTCGTTCCGGCACCGGACATCAATTGCTCGCCGACGCGCTGAAGGAGCAGCAGATAGTCCTTGATGTCGCGCTTGAGCTGCCCGGCTTCTTGGGGCTACCCGCAATCGTCGGGACGACTGACCTGATCGCCACTCTTCCAAGGCACATTGGCGAAACGCTGGCGCACTATTACGGACTGCGCGTGCTCGAATGCCCGCTGGCGATCGCCGGCTTTACGGTGAAGCAATATTGGCACGCCCGCTTCCATCACGACCCGGCAAGCCAATGGCTGCGTGGCGTGTGCAGTGAGCTCTTTCAACAGCAGGAAGTGAGAGGCCTCCATCGTTCCGGTCGGCCAAGGAAACGAAGGCCACGCGATTTGCGGTCGTAA
- a CDS encoding MFS transporter: protein MIAATGVDESSLHYRGWRVVLACFLMAFFMFGFGLYGQGVYLAELQRAHGWPGTLVSGTSTFSFLLTSILVIFTDDLLARIGLRALILCGLTALGASTALLGLMQAPWQLYLAYALMSVGWTGMGTVVIATVLNSWFERRRGLALSLAFNGATCGGIVLVPVLLALSGSIGFRSAMLGATVVMVVLVLPVVVVFTGWPVDTSLKSAAGASGGNDARHSRRALLTNAQFWTMVLPIAIALLAQMGFIIHQVTFLEPLIGRASAGLAVTIMAAMAVVGRLSLGLFVDRLDPRLACAASMTSQAAALLVLLQSQSPSVLLACCAAYGFSIGNMITFPPLIIQREIGSTAFAAAMGLGTSISGIVSAFGPGIVGLVRSVSGDYTMAFAMCVVLDIVAAGVVLWRPGRGTEKRNLSPSP, encoded by the coding sequence ATGATTGCCGCAACGGGCGTTGACGAATCCTCGCTGCATTATCGTGGCTGGCGCGTGGTGCTGGCCTGTTTCTTGATGGCCTTCTTCATGTTCGGCTTCGGCCTGTACGGGCAGGGCGTCTATCTTGCCGAGCTCCAGCGCGCCCACGGCTGGCCGGGCACGCTGGTATCCGGGACCAGCACCTTCTCGTTCCTGCTGACCTCCATTCTCGTCATCTTCACCGATGATCTGCTCGCCCGGATCGGGCTCCGGGCGTTGATCCTGTGCGGGCTGACCGCGCTTGGCGCTTCTACGGCGCTGCTGGGACTGATGCAGGCGCCCTGGCAGCTCTATCTCGCTTATGCGCTGATGTCGGTCGGCTGGACTGGGATGGGCACCGTGGTGATTGCGACCGTGCTCAATTCCTGGTTCGAGCGGCGGCGAGGGCTTGCGCTCAGCCTTGCCTTCAATGGCGCCACCTGCGGCGGCATCGTTCTCGTTCCGGTGCTGCTGGCGCTGAGCGGAAGCATCGGCTTCCGCTCGGCCATGCTGGGGGCCACCGTCGTGATGGTGGTACTGGTGTTGCCGGTGGTTGTCGTTTTTACCGGGTGGCCAGTCGATACGTCGCTGAAATCGGCAGCAGGCGCCTCCGGCGGCAATGACGCGCGTCATTCGCGCCGGGCGCTGCTCACCAACGCACAGTTCTGGACCATGGTGCTGCCGATCGCGATTGCGCTGCTGGCGCAGATGGGATTCATCATCCATCAGGTGACGTTTCTCGAGCCGCTGATCGGCCGCGCCAGCGCGGGCCTCGCGGTGACCATCATGGCGGCGATGGCGGTGGTCGGACGGCTGTCGCTCGGCCTGTTCGTCGACCGGCTCGATCCGCGGCTTGCCTGTGCGGCGTCAATGACGAGCCAGGCGGCCGCGCTGCTGGTCCTTCTGCAAAGCCAGAGCCCGAGCGTGCTGCTGGCATGCTGTGCGGCCTACGGCTTCTCGATCGGCAACATGATCACGTTTCCACCCTTGATCATCCAGCGCGAGATCGGCAGCACGGCCTTTGCGGCCGCGATGGGGCTGGGGACGTCGATCAGCGGCATCGTCAGCGCCTTTGGCCCCGGCATCGTCGGCCTCGTGCGCAGCGTGAGCGGCGACTACACGATGGCGTTTGCGATGTGCGTGGTGCTCGATATCGTCGCCGCCGGCGTCGTGCTGTGGCGGCCGGGGAGAGGGACCGAGAAGCGAAATCTGTCACCGTCACCCTGA
- a CDS encoding VOC family protein: MSLPRAYVEHVAIRVPDVDRHADFFRKVLGLTIRDEQPADGPRPRQVWVLGSVQLIEDPNFVGPEGRLAHLGIMVDDYEGVLARAAAWGAKALPAGPNWLELPGGLNVEILQASVGAVEAALAINPRA, from the coding sequence ATGTCGTTGCCCCGCGCTTATGTCGAGCACGTCGCGATTCGCGTGCCGGACGTGGATCGTCACGCCGACTTCTTTCGCAAGGTGCTTGGTCTCACCATCCGCGACGAGCAACCCGCCGATGGCCCGCGCCCGCGTCAGGTATGGGTGCTCGGAAGCGTGCAGCTCATCGAGGATCCGAACTTCGTCGGACCGGAGGGCCGTCTCGCCCATCTCGGCATCATGGTCGACGATTACGAAGGTGTGCTCGCCCGTGCCGCCGCGTGGGGCGCCAAAGCACTGCCCGCTGGCCCGAACTGGCTCGAGCTGCCCGGCGGCCTGAACGTCGAAATCTTGCAAGCCAGTGTGGGTGCCGTGGAAGCGGCGCTGGCGATCAATCCACGGGCCTGA
- the aroE gene encoding shikimate dehydrogenase has protein sequence MSDRYAVIGNPIGFSKSPLIHSTFAKMTGQDVVYEAIEAPLDGFNARVGQFRTEGAKGLNITAPFKLDAFAYANELSESADRAGAANCLKFEGDRIIAENFDGIGLVRDITINLGVKMAGRRVLMLGAGGAARGALLPFLRQEPSELVLVNRTLSKAVALAEEFAGCGPLIVSGYAELADLAEGYDVVVNATSASLRGEMPPLPGNVFRGAELAYELAYGKGLTPFLQAARVEGVTKLADGVGMLVEQAAEAFAWWRGVRPSTAQVIAELTVPLS, from the coding sequence ATGAGCGATCGTTACGCGGTGATCGGCAATCCGATCGGCTTTAGCAAATCACCCCTCATCCACAGTACTTTCGCCAAGATGACGGGACAGGACGTTGTCTATGAGGCGATCGAGGCCCCACTCGATGGCTTCAACGCACGAGTTGGTCAATTCCGGACCGAGGGCGCCAAGGGGCTGAACATCACGGCCCCGTTCAAGCTCGATGCTTTCGCTTACGCAAACGAACTTTCAGAGAGCGCCGACCGAGCTGGCGCCGCAAACTGCCTGAAGTTCGAGGGCGATCGGATCATTGCCGAGAATTTCGACGGGATAGGCCTCGTGCGAGACATCACCATCAATCTCGGCGTCAAGATGGCCGGCCGGCGCGTCCTGATGCTCGGTGCCGGGGGCGCAGCGCGTGGCGCGCTGCTGCCGTTCCTGCGCCAAGAGCCGTCCGAGTTGGTTCTCGTCAACCGTACCTTATCGAAGGCCGTGGCATTGGCCGAAGAGTTTGCCGGTTGTGGTCCGCTGATCGTCAGCGGCTACGCTGAACTCGCCGATCTCGCCGAGGGCTACGACGTCGTGGTCAATGCGACCTCGGCCAGCCTGCGCGGTGAGATGCCGCCGCTTCCAGGCAATGTCTTCCGCGGTGCTGAGCTGGCGTACGAGCTCGCCTACGGCAAGGGGCTCACTCCCTTTCTGCAAGCGGCCCGCGTCGAAGGCGTAACCAAGCTGGCGGATGGCGTCGGCATGTTGGTGGAACAGGCGGCGGAAGCTTTTGCCTGGTGGCGTGGCGTTCGACCGAGCACGGCTCAGGTCATCGCCGAACTGACCGTCCCCTTGAGCTGA